In one window of Candidatus Abyssobacteria bacterium SURF_5 DNA:
- a CDS encoding dUTP diphosphatase, which translates to MITVKVMRLPHNQDLPLPEKMSRLSAGFDLRAAVEEPVSIAPGQSARIPTGLAFSIPAGYEGQVRPRSGLAMNHGLTILNAPGTIDADYRGEVKVLLVNLGKETVHVKRGDRIAQLIIAPVIQAAIEEATELDSTERGHGGFGHTGV; encoded by the coding sequence ATGATTACCGTCAAAGTAATGCGGCTGCCCCACAATCAAGACCTGCCGCTGCCGGAGAAAATGAGCCGGCTCAGCGCGGGGTTTGACCTCCGCGCCGCCGTCGAGGAACCGGTTTCTATCGCGCCCGGCCAATCGGCGCGTATCCCCACAGGACTCGCCTTCAGCATTCCCGCCGGATACGAAGGCCAGGTGCGCCCAAGAAGCGGACTCGCCATGAATCACGGCCTGACTATCCTCAACGCACCCGGAACTATCGACGCCGACTATCGCGGAGAGGTGAAAGTGCTGCTGGTGAACCTGGGAAAGGAAACGGTCCACGTCAAGCGCGGCGATCGCATCGCTCAACTGATCATTGCGCCCGTAATCCAGGCAGCCATCGAGGAAGCGACCGAACTCGATTCGACCGAGCGCGGACACGGCGGCTTCGGACACACCGGGGTCTAG